GTAGACGGCGGTGACCGGCTCGTCGCCGTCCCCGTCGGGACCGGGCACGTGCTCCCGCACGACCCCGGGGTCCCCGCCGTCCTCGGGCGGTGCGGCCAGCTCGGCGAGGCACTCGATGACGAGCCCGGTGTCGACCTGGAGCAGCTTCACGGCGTCGGCGATGAGCCGCTCCTCCGGGAGGTAGCAGTGCCCTTGGTCGGCGGACTGGGAGAGCGCGTACTGCAGACCGGCTTTCACGCGGTCCGGGCTGTCGTGCGGGATGCCGACCGACTGGGCGATCTTGTCGGCGGTGAGGAAACCGATGCCCCAGACGTCGGTGGCGAGGCGGTACGGCTGGTTCCTGACGACGGAGATGGACGCGTCCCCGTACTTCTTGTAGATCCGCACGGCGACGGAGGTGGAGACCTCGACGGTCTGGAGGAACAGCATCACCTCCTTGATCGCCTTCTGCTCCTCCCAGGCGTCGGCGATCTTCTTCGTCCGCTTCGGCCCGAGCCCCGGCACCTCGATGAGCCGCTTGGGCTCCTCCTCGATGATCTTCAGGGTGTCGAGCCCGAAGTGCTGGGTGATCCGGTCCGCGAAGACCGGTCCGATCCCCTTGACCAGACCGGACCCGAGATACCGCCGGATGCCCTGCACCGTGGCCGGCAGCACGGTCGTGTAGTTCTCCACGTGGAACTGCTTGCCGTACTGGGGATGCGAACCCCAGCGGCCCTCCATCCGCAGCGACTCCCCCACCTGGGCACCCAGCAGCGCACCGACCACGGTGAGCAGATCGCCGCCCCCGCGGCCCGTGTCGACCCGCGCGACCGTGTAGCCGTTCTCCTCGTTGGCGTACGTGATCCGCTCCAGGACGCCTTCGAGGACGGCCAGTCGCCGTTCGCCGCTCTGCGAGCTCCCCGACTGGTTGGTCATGATCCGACGGTACCGGCGGGGTGTGACAGCGGGGCGGTTCAGGGGCGGGGGCGGGGGTGCGCCTTGAGGGCCTGGAGGAAGGCGGCGAAGGTCTCCGGAGGGAAGGTGAGGTGGGGTTCGGCGGGGGCCTTCGAGTCGCGGATGGCTATGCGGGTGGGAGAGGTGGCGATCTCCACGCACTCGTTGCCGTCGTCCGGACCGGAGTACGACGACTTGCGCCACTTGTCCACGGGGGTGCCTCACAGCTCTCTCGCCAGCCGGTTGATGAAGTCACGCGACCGCTTCGGGTCGAGCGAGACCTCCTCCACCTTACGGAAGCGTGTTCGGAAGGCACTGAGCTGTGCTTCGGAGTCGATGAAGGCGGAGCCATGAGGCACGTCACGCACCACCGTGTCCAGCTTCGTCACGGGACCGCCCACGTACGTCATGGTGCTGCCCGCCCTGGCGAAGCCGTCCAGATCGAACGGAACGACGCGCACAGTGACGTTGTCGGCTTCGGAGACATCCAGGAGCTTGGTCAGCTGGGCCCGGGAGGCGGCTCGGTCGCCGACCCTGATCCGCAGGGCCGATTCATGGATGACCAGCTCGTAGGGGATGGTGATGCGCTGGCCGGCCATCCGGTGGCGGACACGCAACTCGAGTTCGTCCCCGGTGAGTGCGGGGACCCTGCTGGAGAACACCGCTCGGGCGTACTCCTCCGTCTG
Above is a genomic segment from Streptomyces glaucescens containing:
- a CDS encoding DUF397 domain-containing protein; the encoded protein is MDKWRKSSYSGPDDGNECVEIATSPTRIAIRDSKAPAEPHLTFPPETFAAFLQALKAHPRPRP
- a CDS encoding helix-turn-helix domain-containing protein, whose amino-acid sequence is MVQRREPTARQMRLGLELRRLREAAGLTAVQAAALLGANRVQMSHIESGLVGVSEERVRRLASHYACMDAEFVDALVAMATDRTRGWWEEYRGLLPTSFLDLSELNHHASFRRDVAILYVPGLLQTEEYARAVFSSRVPALTGDELELRVRHRMAGQRITIPYELVIHESALRIRVGDRAASRAQLTKLLDVSEADNVTVRVVPFDLDGFARAGSTMTYVGGPVTKLDTVVRDVPHGSAFIDSEAQLSAFRTRFRKVEEVSLDPKRSRDFINRLAREL